One window of Cydia pomonella isolate Wapato2018A chromosome 5, ilCydPomo1, whole genome shotgun sequence genomic DNA carries:
- the LOC133517664 gene encoding uncharacterized protein LOC133517664 isoform X1, with translation MVTCKLDSEVSGELLGWELPKWTALLLHRVLPSCAGLVVYLTLICFDIALVCEHFLSNDRGIGIFLIILMVLPALLSLVFTLASPPPGLQTEDSAVSIELKQNDLKWIFMQIGNFILFPIAAIGRYCHQVFWWVEAVCAARDENDERTRHAIQIAKAPSPMELYLFLQAFIHSAPHIIVNVLDMMNHYSDPKFEKFSLVWVSVVMSSFRMASTATVYRRFEREKICGRHYPWKTYSEELENSANEKTELVNKIEEQKQEREEDHIYETLSPLHRTSVISQRSNQSRSKATSDMIQFSPRSNVTEPFFDDEGCCSDSSSEYLPPIPVGQASRRTSSLNSVDEYVRPVSIIDRVAPRRRDTQYTIQEVYVPPPPAMPAPRPGTLSMWAEKLVENAESIPTWLSAPPRRRHVEVIKDEPDVPRHVPGPLIMRGLEPQDASAALVHFLGWHMFFISRLLSIAAFINFFPFAAIIVLFSHYQIILLLLIVPQASTVKRGFYIFLAFIYLVCLMEFKIRFRHVRVWHVFWIIVCTIEIVIFTGLWAGINNKLNDWWRDFIIKIIFGSMLLSFMCFLVYFVLLKPRETVVYVKNKSNVEP, from the exons ATGGTAACATGCAAGTTGGACAGCGAGGTATCGGGTGAGCTTCTGGGTTGGGAGTTGCCGAAATGGACAGCACTCCTCTTGCATCGAGTCTTGCCTTCTTGTGCAGGTCTAGTTGTCTACCTCACACTGATTTGCTTCGATATTGCTCTTGTTTGCGAACATTTCCTGAGCAACGATCGTGG aATCGGGATTTTCCTGATTATTTTAATGGTGTTGCCTGCCTTGTTAAGCTTGGTGTTTACATTAGCATCACCACCTCCAGGACTTCAGACAGAAGACTCGGCTGTTTCTATTGAGCTAAAGCAAAATGATTTAAAATGGATATTCATGCAGATTGGAAACTTTATATTATTTCCGATTGCTGCAATTGGCAG ataCTGCCACCAAGTGTTCTGGTGGGTGGAAGCAGTTTGTGCAGCTCGAGATGAAAACGATGAACGTACCAGACACGCCATACAAATAGCAAAGGCTCCTTCCCCGATGGAGCTATATTTGTTCCTTCAGGCATTCATTCATTCAGCTCCACATATCATTGTGAACGTTTTGGACATGATGAACCATTATTCTGATCCTAAATTCGAAAAAT TCTCCTTAGTATGGGTGAGTGTAGTGATGTCTTCATTCCGGATGGCTAGCACGGCCACTGTATATAGAAGATTTGAACGCGAAAAAATTTGTGGTCGCCATTATCCATGGAAGACTTATTCGGAAGAACTGGAAAACTCTGCAAATGAAAAAACCGAATTGGTTAACAAAATTGAAGAACAGAAACAAGAAAGGGAAGAGGACCATATCTACGAAACATTATCGCCACTTCATCGAACGTCTGTAATATCACAAAGGTCGAACCAAAGTAGAAGTAAGGCTACGAGTGATATGATTCAGTTTTCACCGCGTTCTAATGTTACTGAACCGTTTTTCGATGATGAGGGATGTTGTTCCGATTCGAGTTCCGAATATTTACCACCAATACCTGTAGGCCAAGCATCACGTAGAACTTCTTCATTAAACAGCGTAGATGAGTATGTGAGGCCAGTATCTATAATTGACAGAGTCGCACCTCGTCGTCGAGATACACAGTACACTATACAAGAAGTGTACGTACCTCCGCCACCGGCTATGCCTGCTCCTAGACCAGGCACTCTCTCAATGTGGGCCGAAAAGTTAGTCGAGAATGCGGAATCTATACCAACCTGGTTATCAGCTCCTCCTCGACGGAGACACGTCGAGGTAATTAAAGACGAGCCTGACGTACCACGCCATGTCCCTGGGCCTCTCATCATGCGGGGTCTCGAACCTCAAGACGCATCGGCTGCACTAGTCCATTTCCTAGGCTGGCACATGTTCTTTATCTCCCGATTGCTCTCTATCGCAGCTTTCATAAACTTTTTTCCTTTTGCTGCGATCATAGTTCTTTTTTCGCattatcaaataattttacttcTTTTAATAGTCCCTCAAGCTAGTACAGTAAAAAGAGGGTTTTACATATTtctagcttttatttatttagtttgtttAATGGAATTTAAAATTCGCTTCCGTCACGTGCGTGTATGGCACGTGTTTTGGATCATAGTGTGTACTATAGAAATTGTGATATTCACGGGTTTGTGGGCCgggataaataataaattaaatgattggTGGCGTGACTTTATCATAAAGATAATATTCGGTAGCATGCTGCTCAGTTTCATGTGTTTTCtcgtgtattttgtattattgaAACCTAGAGAAACTGttgtatatgtaaaaaataagagtAACgttgaaccttaa
- the LOC133517664 gene encoding uncharacterized protein LOC133517664 isoform X3: MVTCKLDSEVSGELLGWELPKWTALLLHRVLPSCAGLVVYLTLICFDIALVCEHFLSNDRGIGIFLIILMVLPALLSLVFTLASPPPGLQTEDSAVSIELKQNDLKWIFMQIGNFILFPIAAIGRYCHQVFWWVEAVCAARDENDERTRHAIQIAKAPSPMELYLFLQAFIHSAPHIIVNVLDMMNHYSDPKFEKCKM; the protein is encoded by the exons ATGGTAACATGCAAGTTGGACAGCGAGGTATCGGGTGAGCTTCTGGGTTGGGAGTTGCCGAAATGGACAGCACTCCTCTTGCATCGAGTCTTGCCTTCTTGTGCAGGTCTAGTTGTCTACCTCACACTGATTTGCTTCGATATTGCTCTTGTTTGCGAACATTTCCTGAGCAACGATCGTGG aATCGGGATTTTCCTGATTATTTTAATGGTGTTGCCTGCCTTGTTAAGCTTGGTGTTTACATTAGCATCACCACCTCCAGGACTTCAGACAGAAGACTCGGCTGTTTCTATTGAGCTAAAGCAAAATGATTTAAAATGGATATTCATGCAGATTGGAAACTTTATATTATTTCCGATTGCTGCAATTGGCAG ataCTGCCACCAAGTGTTCTGGTGGGTGGAAGCAGTTTGTGCAGCTCGAGATGAAAACGATGAACGTACCAGACACGCCATACAAATAGCAAAGGCTCCTTCCCCGATGGAGCTATATTTGTTCCTTCAGGCATTCATTCATTCAGCTCCACATATCATTGTGAACGTTTTGGACATGATGAACCATTATTCTGATCCTAAATTCGAAAAATGTAAGATGTGA
- the LOC133517664 gene encoding uncharacterized protein LOC133517664 isoform X2, whose protein sequence is MVTCKLDSEVSGELLGWELPKWTALLLHRVLPSCAGLVVYLTLICFDIALVCEHFLSNDRGYCHQVFWWVEAVCAARDENDERTRHAIQIAKAPSPMELYLFLQAFIHSAPHIIVNVLDMMNHYSDPKFEKFSLVWVSVVMSSFRMASTATVYRRFEREKICGRHYPWKTYSEELENSANEKTELVNKIEEQKQEREEDHIYETLSPLHRTSVISQRSNQSRSKATSDMIQFSPRSNVTEPFFDDEGCCSDSSSEYLPPIPVGQASRRTSSLNSVDEYVRPVSIIDRVAPRRRDTQYTIQEVYVPPPPAMPAPRPGTLSMWAEKLVENAESIPTWLSAPPRRRHVEVIKDEPDVPRHVPGPLIMRGLEPQDASAALVHFLGWHMFFISRLLSIAAFINFFPFAAIIVLFSHYQIILLLLIVPQASTVKRGFYIFLAFIYLVCLMEFKIRFRHVRVWHVFWIIVCTIEIVIFTGLWAGINNKLNDWWRDFIIKIIFGSMLLSFMCFLVYFVLLKPRETVVYVKNKSNVEP, encoded by the exons ATGGTAACATGCAAGTTGGACAGCGAGGTATCGGGTGAGCTTCTGGGTTGGGAGTTGCCGAAATGGACAGCACTCCTCTTGCATCGAGTCTTGCCTTCTTGTGCAGGTCTAGTTGTCTACCTCACACTGATTTGCTTCGATATTGCTCTTGTTTGCGAACATTTCCTGAGCAACGATCGTGG ataCTGCCACCAAGTGTTCTGGTGGGTGGAAGCAGTTTGTGCAGCTCGAGATGAAAACGATGAACGTACCAGACACGCCATACAAATAGCAAAGGCTCCTTCCCCGATGGAGCTATATTTGTTCCTTCAGGCATTCATTCATTCAGCTCCACATATCATTGTGAACGTTTTGGACATGATGAACCATTATTCTGATCCTAAATTCGAAAAAT TCTCCTTAGTATGGGTGAGTGTAGTGATGTCTTCATTCCGGATGGCTAGCACGGCCACTGTATATAGAAGATTTGAACGCGAAAAAATTTGTGGTCGCCATTATCCATGGAAGACTTATTCGGAAGAACTGGAAAACTCTGCAAATGAAAAAACCGAATTGGTTAACAAAATTGAAGAACAGAAACAAGAAAGGGAAGAGGACCATATCTACGAAACATTATCGCCACTTCATCGAACGTCTGTAATATCACAAAGGTCGAACCAAAGTAGAAGTAAGGCTACGAGTGATATGATTCAGTTTTCACCGCGTTCTAATGTTACTGAACCGTTTTTCGATGATGAGGGATGTTGTTCCGATTCGAGTTCCGAATATTTACCACCAATACCTGTAGGCCAAGCATCACGTAGAACTTCTTCATTAAACAGCGTAGATGAGTATGTGAGGCCAGTATCTATAATTGACAGAGTCGCACCTCGTCGTCGAGATACACAGTACACTATACAAGAAGTGTACGTACCTCCGCCACCGGCTATGCCTGCTCCTAGACCAGGCACTCTCTCAATGTGGGCCGAAAAGTTAGTCGAGAATGCGGAATCTATACCAACCTGGTTATCAGCTCCTCCTCGACGGAGACACGTCGAGGTAATTAAAGACGAGCCTGACGTACCACGCCATGTCCCTGGGCCTCTCATCATGCGGGGTCTCGAACCTCAAGACGCATCGGCTGCACTAGTCCATTTCCTAGGCTGGCACATGTTCTTTATCTCCCGATTGCTCTCTATCGCAGCTTTCATAAACTTTTTTCCTTTTGCTGCGATCATAGTTCTTTTTTCGCattatcaaataattttacttcTTTTAATAGTCCCTCAAGCTAGTACAGTAAAAAGAGGGTTTTACATATTtctagcttttatttatttagtttgtttAATGGAATTTAAAATTCGCTTCCGTCACGTGCGTGTATGGCACGTGTTTTGGATCATAGTGTGTACTATAGAAATTGTGATATTCACGGGTTTGTGGGCCgggataaataataaattaaatgattggTGGCGTGACTTTATCATAAAGATAATATTCGGTAGCATGCTGCTCAGTTTCATGTGTTTTCtcgtgtattttgtattattgaAACCTAGAGAAACTGttgtatatgtaaaaaataagagtAACgttgaaccttaa